In a single window of the Planctomycetia bacterium genome:
- a CDS encoding hemerythrin domain-containing protein, whose protein sequence is MISLNVNSPIHDFDEPLGLLSDCHRRIEHFLAALIRVAQEFGDRALTAEAANAIRVCRRYFTLAAPRHTADEEESLFPRMRAAADALGESYEALDRLEADHEEAQDLHARVDGVLEQWLSEGLLPATQLRELLAMLEKLQALYLEHIGIEDREIFPVAADLLSAEQLADVGREMQDRRRTMHLDV, encoded by the coding sequence ATGATTTCTCTCAATGTAAATTCGCCCATACATGACTTTGACGAGCCCCTCGGTCTTTTGTCTGACTGCCATCGCCGGATCGAACACTTTCTCGCGGCGCTCATTCGAGTGGCGCAGGAGTTCGGCGACCGTGCGCTTACGGCAGAAGCTGCTAATGCCATCCGAGTCTGCCGACGCTATTTCACTCTTGCGGCTCCCAGGCACACGGCTGATGAGGAAGAATCGTTGTTTCCTCGGATGAGGGCTGCCGCCGACGCGCTCGGAGAGTCCTACGAGGCTCTCGATAGGCTGGAGGCCGACCATGAGGAGGCCCAAGACCTTCACGCAAGAGTCGATGGCGTGCTCGAACAATGGTTGAGCGAAGGGCTGCTCCCGGCGACCCAATTACGGGAACTGCTTGCAATGCTTGAGAAGCTTCAGGCGCTGTATCTGGAACACATCGGCATCGAAGACCGGGAGATATTTCCAGTGGCGGCTGATTTGCTATCAGCGGAGCAACTCGCGGACGTCGGACGCGAAATGCAAGATCGAAGGCGAACTATGCATTTAGATGTTTAG
- a CDS encoding SLBB domain-containing protein, with amino-acid sequence MQNPYWLLPREAYGSYQAYLEDTGENAVVKARSLTSELVLNEIRQSGLRGRGGAGFPTGTKWRTLQTHSCPTRFVVCNAAEGEPGTFKDRYLLRKNPYSTIEGMLIAAHVIGAQHLYIGLKTSFALEIQRIKDALNEFWKMGLLEGLRFTIVEGPEEYLLGEEKALLNVIDGAGPLPREAHYPPYELGLFAKPGSPNPALVNNAETFAHVASIVRNGAANFRAIGTADTPGTCIFTLCGDVSRPGVYERPAGITIRQLLYEVAGGPSQGRDFKVVLSGVATGVIMPDKFDTPAEFGSLHMIGSGLGSAGFIAYCEGTSAPRIAQMVARFLYVESCNQCTACKHGLRTASTTLDKYFSMEGAGEDDFDRALAGAQHAPQANRCYLPVQGSMLITSLMTRFRHEFDALQAGSAEARETVPIPKIKDFNEAIGAFEYDEFQEHKNPDWSYSVPRHPVPKPAAPAATSHGPVSIHLEPDVREAFLALARSGSVDLEKQVNDTLRQWLESR; translated from the coding sequence ATGCAGAATCCATACTGGCTATTACCGCGTGAGGCTTACGGATCCTACCAAGCATATCTGGAAGACACGGGCGAGAATGCCGTTGTCAAAGCACGATCGCTGACGTCCGAGCTTGTATTGAACGAAATCCGACAGTCGGGATTGCGCGGCCGGGGCGGGGCTGGTTTTCCGACCGGCACCAAGTGGCGGACTCTGCAGACGCATTCGTGCCCGACGCGATTCGTGGTTTGCAATGCGGCGGAGGGAGAGCCGGGGACGTTTAAGGACCGCTATCTTCTTCGCAAGAACCCATATTCGACAATCGAGGGCATGTTGATAGCGGCGCATGTCATCGGGGCGCAGCATCTGTACATTGGTCTCAAGACGTCGTTTGCATTGGAAATTCAGCGTATCAAGGATGCTCTGAACGAGTTCTGGAAAATGGGCCTGCTGGAGGGCCTGCGGTTCACGATCGTGGAGGGGCCGGAGGAATACCTGCTCGGCGAGGAAAAGGCGCTGCTAAACGTCATTGATGGTGCAGGGCCGCTCCCACGAGAAGCACATTATCCACCGTACGAGCTTGGCTTATTCGCCAAGCCGGGCTCTCCGAATCCGGCGCTGGTCAACAACGCAGAAACCTTTGCCCACGTTGCGAGCATAGTACGCAACGGGGCGGCGAACTTTCGCGCGATCGGCACGGCGGATACGCCGGGCACCTGCATCTTTACGCTGTGCGGGGATGTATCGCGGCCGGGCGTCTACGAGCGACCGGCAGGAATCACCATTCGTCAATTGCTTTATGAAGTGGCCGGCGGTCCAAGCCAGGGACGGGACTTCAAGGTAGTGCTCTCGGGCGTCGCTACGGGCGTGATCATGCCTGATAAATTTGATACACCGGCGGAGTTTGGCTCGCTGCATATGATCGGCAGCGGCCTGGGATCTGCCGGATTCATTGCCTATTGTGAGGGTACAAGCGCGCCGCGGATCGCGCAAATGGTGGCGCGGTTTCTATACGTGGAATCGTGCAATCAATGCACGGCATGCAAGCACGGTTTGCGAACGGCCTCGACCACGCTGGACAAATACTTCTCGATGGAGGGAGCGGGCGAGGACGACTTCGATCGAGCGCTTGCAGGCGCGCAACACGCACCCCAGGCCAACCGATGCTACCTGCCGGTCCAGGGTTCGATGTTGATAACCAGCCTGATGACGCGTTTTCGGCATGAGTTTGACGCATTGCAGGCGGGGAGCGCGGAGGCCCGAGAGACGGTGCCGATCCCGAAGATCAAGGATTTCAACGAAGCCATCGGTGCATTCGAGTACGACGAGTTCCAAGAGCACAAGAATCCCGATTGGAGCTACAGCGTGCCGCGGCATCCTGTTCCCAAACCGGCGGCGCCAGCCGCTACGTCCCATGGACCGGTGTCCATCCATCTGGAACCCGACGTGCGGGAGGCGTTCCTCGCGCTCGCGCGATCAGGCAGCGTCGACCTGGAAAAACAAGTCAACGACACTCTGCGGCAGTGGCTTGAAAGCCGCTAG
- a CDS encoding rhodanese-like domain-containing protein: protein MKTITTNELKTLKSQNGNLTLVNTLSAAAFEGTKIPGAVNIPLESSDFVARVEQKAGSKAKPVVVYCASKECNSSEDAAKKLEAAGFTAVSRYTDGAAAWQKDAGVHAGHCG from the coding sequence ATGAAAACGATTACCACAAACGAGCTCAAGACACTCAAGAGCCAAAATGGAAATCTTACCCTGGTCAACACCCTGAGCGCCGCGGCTTTTGAGGGAACCAAGATTCCCGGCGCGGTCAACATTCCGCTGGAGAGCAGCGATTTCGTAGCCCGCGTGGAGCAAAAGGCGGGCAGCAAAGCAAAGCCGGTCGTCGTTTATTGCGCCAGCAAGGAGTGCAACTCCTCGGAAGACGCGGCGAAGAAACTGGAAGCAGCCGGCTTCACCGCCGTTTCGCGTTACACCGATGGCGCTGCGGCCTGGCAGAAGGATGCGGGAGTACACGCCGGCCACTGTGGCTAA
- the rnk gene encoding nucleoside diphosphate kinase regulator: MNKRNIYITHHDMNRLRELLRSTRDPFGKERPYLDALRAELERAKIVAPEAIDADIVTMNSTVQVRDDDGSRDTTLTLVFPEDADPESGRISVIAPLGAALLGYRVGARVSFNLPSGRRTCEIMKVLYQPEAAGDLHL; this comes from the coding sequence ATGAACAAACGAAATATCTATATCACGCACCATGACATGAATCGGTTACGCGAGCTGCTTCGCAGCACTCGTGATCCGTTCGGCAAGGAAAGACCTTACCTGGATGCGTTGCGCGCAGAACTCGAACGCGCCAAGATCGTGGCCCCGGAAGCGATCGACGCCGACATTGTCACGATGAACTCCACGGTGCAGGTGCGCGACGATGACGGGAGTCGCGACACGACGCTCACGCTTGTATTCCCCGAGGATGCGGATCCGGAGTCCGGTCGGATTTCGGTGATCGCACCTCTCGGCGCCGCTCTTTTGGGCTACCGCGTGGGCGCTCGCGTTTCGTTCAATCTGCCCAGCGGCCGGCGGACCTGCGAGATCATGAAAGTGTTGTATCAGCCCGAGGCCGCTGGCGACTTGCACCTGTAG
- a CDS encoding DUF2934 domain-containing protein: MARKNKTGLKPAALKSATKSASTRPSEERVRSRAYEIYTERRHSGVYGHATDDWIAAERQLQARDKKAQDSAVVAAAFMWAEYR, encoded by the coding sequence ATGGCACGCAAAAACAAGACCGGACTTAAACCAGCGGCGTTGAAATCCGCAACGAAGTCCGCATCGACCAGACCGAGTGAAGAACGAGTCCGTTCCCGGGCGTACGAAATCTATACCGAGCGTCGCCACAGCGGCGTATACGGTCACGCAACGGACGATTGGATTGCCGCCGAGCGCCAACTGCAGGCCCGAGACAAAAAGGCCCAGGACTCCGCGGTGGTCGCCGCCGCCTTTATGTGGGCGGAATACAGGTAA
- a CDS encoding DUF2934 domain-containing protein, producing the protein MSHNNRHRKSTKPRSQFSTAPEQAADTVEADSRDDKCTVDRIRIRAFQISQDRRGGPGDERSDWLQAERELQSVDKGVAPGY; encoded by the coding sequence ATGTCGCACAACAATCGCCATCGCAAATCTACTAAGCCACGGTCGCAGTTCAGCACCGCACCCGAGCAGGCCGCAGACACCGTCGAAGCCGATTCTCGTGACGATAAATGCACCGTTGATCGCATTCGCATTCGCGCGTTTCAGATTTCCCAGGATCGCCGCGGCGGACCAGGCGACGAGCGCTCTGACTGGTTACAGGCCGAGAGGGAGCTTCAGTCTGTGGATAAGGGAGTAGCGCCAGGCTATTAA
- a CDS encoding cytochrome b/b6 domain-containing protein — protein sequence MTAEPRGFPDWLRITHYVNFLFLVLLIRSGLQILMDHPRLYWNHHCTPGTEWLRLTPVKVPTDRVWTAKDDSRYLSPWIGLPGYRHSIGIARHWHFLSVLFWVGNGLVFVILLFVTDQWKRLVPHSWQIVPDAWAVFVHYATFHLPPEPNGFYHYNALQQLSYFGVVFILAPLAILSGPSMSPALTNRFHWYPKLPGNRQIGRSLHFLVMCAFVLFVIAHVAMVAITGFVRNMNHIVVGVDDTGMTGVYLGAMGVGVIVAANALANWLAWRRPRLVQHAAKAIVTPVMSFLLDRPTPQAEFSREDISPFLWANGKLPTCEEWTTLATNSFEGYRLRVSGLVENPVELSLDELHALGKKTQITLHHCIQGWSGIAAWSGLPMAELIRLVQPKPNAKAVVFHSFGDGVALHEGVVGVRYYDSLSIKNAMNDHTLLAYEMNDQPLNHLEL from the coding sequence TTGACCGCGGAACCTCGCGGTTTCCCAGATTGGTTAAGGATCACGCATTACGTCAATTTTCTTTTTCTGGTCCTGCTTATCCGCAGCGGGCTGCAGATTCTCATGGACCACCCTCGGCTGTACTGGAACCACCATTGCACGCCCGGCACGGAGTGGCTTCGGCTCACGCCTGTCAAAGTGCCCACGGACCGTGTTTGGACCGCCAAGGATGACTCTCGCTATCTCTCACCCTGGATCGGCCTGCCTGGCTATCGACACTCCATTGGCATTGCCCGCCATTGGCACTTTCTCAGCGTGCTGTTCTGGGTGGGCAATGGATTGGTCTTTGTGATCCTTCTGTTCGTGACTGACCAGTGGAAGCGCCTCGTGCCCCACTCTTGGCAAATCGTCCCCGATGCATGGGCTGTCTTCGTTCACTACGCCACCTTCCACTTGCCGCCGGAGCCGAACGGCTTCTACCACTACAACGCCCTACAGCAACTCTCGTACTTTGGGGTGGTGTTCATCCTGGCGCCGCTGGCGATTCTCAGCGGGCCCTCCATGTCGCCTGCACTGACGAATCGATTCCACTGGTATCCGAAGCTGCCCGGCAACAGGCAAATCGGCCGGTCGCTGCATTTTCTCGTCATGTGTGCGTTCGTCCTCTTTGTGATCGCACATGTGGCGATGGTGGCGATCACTGGATTCGTGCGGAACATGAATCACATCGTCGTCGGCGTGGATGACACCGGTATGACGGGCGTGTACCTCGGCGCAATGGGAGTGGGAGTCATTGTTGCGGCAAACGCACTGGCGAACTGGCTGGCGTGGCGGCGGCCGCGGCTCGTGCAGCATGCCGCCAAGGCGATCGTCACACCGGTGATGTCGTTTCTTCTCGATCGTCCCACTCCACAGGCTGAGTTCAGCCGCGAAGACATCTCTCCGTTCCTCTGGGCCAACGGCAAATTGCCAACCTGCGAGGAATGGACCACTTTGGCAACCAACAGCTTCGAAGGCTATCGGCTGAGAGTATCCGGCCTGGTGGAGAATCCGGTCGAACTATCCTTGGACGAGCTGCATGCACTCGGAAAGAAGACGCAGATCACGCTGCATCACTGCATCCAGGGATGGTCGGGCATCGCCGCGTGGAGTGGGCTTCCGATGGCGGAACTGATCCGACTTGTACAGCCGAAACCCAACGCAAAGGCGGTTGTCTTCCATTCGTTCGGTGATGGCGTCGCGCTCCACGAGGGCGTCGTGGGCGTTCGGTATTACGACAGCCTCTCGATCAAGAACGCCATGAACGACCACACGCTGCTGGCGTATGAAATGAACGACCAGCCGCTCAACCATCTCGAGCTATAA
- a CDS encoding IS256 family transposase, which produces MQESNESIETIPVPSRDVLTEILRDGAQRLLGQAIEAEVDGWIEGHADLRDPQGRRQVVKNGHHPTRTLVTGVGPVEVTQPRVWDRRIVGRGEAGEALDANGQAVERFCSSILPPYLRKTKAIEELIPWLYLKGISTGDFSEALQALVGPQAAGLSATTITRLMTSWQDEYQSWNRRSLEGKHYVYLWADGIHFNIRLEEDRQCILVLMGARADGRKELIAVVDGHRESEQSWYSLLLDCQQRGMTIDPKLATADGALGFWAALPKVYSTTRAQRCWVHKTANVLDKMPKRVQTGAKAKLHEIWMAPTRENANQAFDHFVAHYAAKYPGAAECLVKDREVLLTFYDFPAEHWRHLRTTNPIESTFATVRLRHRRTKGNGSRIACLAMVFKLCESAANHWRLLNGATLLPDVIAGVKFVNGEKAERNAA; this is translated from the coding sequence ATGCAGGAGAGTAACGAGTCGATCGAGACGATTCCAGTCCCCAGCCGAGACGTTTTGACGGAGATTCTGCGGGACGGGGCCCAACGGCTCCTGGGCCAGGCGATCGAGGCGGAGGTCGATGGCTGGATCGAAGGGCACGCCGATCTGCGCGATCCGCAAGGCCGCCGGCAGGTGGTCAAGAACGGCCATCATCCCACCCGGACCCTCGTCACCGGCGTCGGGCCGGTGGAGGTGACGCAGCCGCGGGTGTGGGACCGTCGGATCGTCGGCCGCGGCGAGGCCGGCGAAGCGTTGGATGCAAATGGCCAGGCCGTGGAGCGGTTCTGTTCGTCGATTTTGCCGCCGTACCTGCGGAAGACGAAGGCCATCGAGGAGTTGATCCCCTGGCTGTACCTCAAGGGCATCAGCACCGGAGACTTCAGCGAGGCCCTGCAGGCGCTGGTCGGTCCCCAGGCGGCGGGGCTCAGCGCCACGACGATCACGCGTTTGATGACGAGTTGGCAGGACGAGTACCAGTCATGGAATCGCCGCTCCCTGGAAGGCAAGCACTACGTGTACCTCTGGGCGGATGGGATTCACTTCAACATCCGCCTGGAGGAAGACCGGCAGTGCATTCTGGTGCTGATGGGCGCGAGGGCGGACGGCCGCAAGGAGCTGATCGCGGTGGTCGACGGCCATCGCGAGAGCGAGCAGTCGTGGTATTCGCTGCTGCTGGACTGCCAACAACGGGGCATGACGATCGACCCGAAGCTGGCCACGGCGGACGGAGCGCTGGGCTTCTGGGCGGCGCTGCCGAAGGTCTATTCGACGACCCGGGCGCAGCGCTGCTGGGTGCACAAGACGGCCAACGTGTTGGACAAGATGCCCAAGCGGGTGCAGACCGGCGCGAAGGCCAAGCTGCACGAGATCTGGATGGCGCCGACGCGGGAGAATGCGAACCAGGCGTTCGATCACTTCGTGGCCCACTACGCGGCCAAATACCCCGGCGCGGCCGAGTGCCTGGTGAAGGATCGCGAGGTGCTGCTGACGTTCTACGACTTCCCGGCCGAGCACTGGCGGCACCTGCGGACGACGAATCCGATCGAAAGTACGTTCGCCACGGTGCGGCTGCGTCACCGCCGGACCAAAGGCAACGGCAGTCGGATCGCGTGTCTGGCAATGGTGTTCAAGCTGTGCGAGTCCGCCGCGAACCACTGGCGGCTGCTCAATGGCGCGACGCTGCTTCCCGATGTCATCGCCGGTGTGAAGTTCGTCAATGGAGAAAAGGCCGAGAGAAACGCCGCCTGA
- a CDS encoding PAS domain S-box protein yields the protein MANLDLFRLAIDQGPDAVILADLEGRIRIWNNAAAERFGFGRDEAIGQSLDIIIPDHLRHAHWKGFGIAIVSGRTKYGKRALRTRAVHKTGRKLYVSLAFSIVKDGEGKVIGAMATARDLKENSDPMGPLPRSLKRNRAVSADASKPNSVVSPSGEGMTQDDGRACAAK from the coding sequence ATGGCCAACTTGGACCTGTTTCGGCTGGCTATTGACCAAGGGCCGGACGCCGTCATCCTGGCGGACCTGGAGGGGAGAATTCGGATCTGGAACAATGCCGCCGCCGAGCGCTTTGGTTTTGGCCGGGACGAAGCAATCGGCCAGAGCCTGGACATCATCATTCCAGATCATCTCCGGCATGCTCATTGGAAAGGCTTTGGGATAGCGATTGTGTCCGGCCGCACCAAGTATGGAAAACGCGCTCTAAGGACGAGGGCAGTCCATAAGACCGGCCGAAAGCTCTATGTCAGCCTTGCTTTCTCAATCGTCAAGGATGGAGAGGGGAAAGTGATTGGAGCAATGGCAACGGCCCGCGACCTAAAAGAGAATTCCGATCCAATGGGGCCGCTTCCCCGAAGCCTCAAACGAAATCGCGCTGTCTCAGCGGACGCGTCAAAACCCAATTCCGTTGTAAGTCCTTCCGGCGAAGGCATGACTCAGGACGACGGGAGGGCTTGTGCGGCCAAATAG
- the sdhB gene encoding succinate dehydrogenase iron-sulfur subunit, with translation MNQSTVSTALPKTQFAVRILRQDRPGLPSYWETFSLEHVPGMNVTSVLQHIAAQPRTTSGREVAPVAYDASCLEEVCGSCTMLINGRVRQACSALVDRLLEQHPQQIELRPMSKFPVMRDLVVDRRRLFRALEKLKCWIPVDGYYDTGPGPRQSPDDQEQLYPLSKCMSCGCCLEACPQYSKVDPKPLPDETSEQLSQRQNDTFDQAFIGAAAMNQAVLINSNPTGRMTARQRLDALIAPGGIQNCGKAANCEAVCPQEIPLMSSWGRAGRAATIHAIKSFFDK, from the coding sequence ATGAACCAATCTACGGTCTCAACGGCACTGCCGAAAACCCAATTTGCCGTGCGCATCCTCCGCCAGGATCGACCTGGCCTGCCGAGCTACTGGGAAACGTTTTCACTGGAACACGTACCGGGAATGAACGTGACGAGTGTACTCCAACATATCGCCGCGCAACCACGAACGACCTCAGGCCGCGAAGTTGCACCGGTTGCTTACGATGCCAGTTGCCTGGAGGAGGTTTGTGGCTCTTGCACGATGCTGATCAATGGGCGCGTTCGACAGGCGTGTTCCGCACTGGTCGATCGGCTGTTGGAGCAGCATCCTCAGCAAATCGAACTGCGCCCCATGAGTAAGTTTCCCGTCATGCGCGATCTGGTGGTGGATCGTCGACGACTGTTTCGCGCATTGGAAAAACTAAAATGCTGGATCCCGGTCGACGGCTACTACGACACGGGCCCTGGACCTCGTCAATCGCCGGACGATCAGGAACAATTATATCCGCTTAGTAAGTGCATGAGTTGCGGCTGCTGTCTGGAAGCTTGTCCGCAATACAGCAAGGTTGATCCGAAGCCGCTGCCGGATGAAACGAGCGAACAATTGAGCCAACGCCAGAACGACACTTTCGATCAGGCGTTCATCGGGGCCGCCGCCATGAATCAGGCGGTCCTGATAAATTCGAATCCGACCGGGCGTATGACTGCGCGTCAGCGGCTCGACGCCCTGATTGCACCCGGGGGGATTCAAAACTGCGGAAAGGCCGCAAACTGTGAGGCGGTGTGTCCCCAGGAAATCCCGCTCATGTCTTCGTGGGGTCGTGCCGGCCGCGCCGCCACAATACATGCGATCAAGTCGTTTTTTGACAAATAG
- a CDS encoding cupin domain-containing protein, with translation MKSGESDSSRQDHGVQTSRSQVEQPFAAPQQQFDLNKVTARLKDGFESSAGRAGHRQEALFKHGPTTVALYLFAHLARLPPHRAKGVVIIQVLDGRIEISAEGNVHDLHAGQLLMLASGVEHTVVAKEDSRMLLIVHLDVTTESPST, from the coding sequence ATGAAAAGCGGAGAATCCGACTCATCGCGACAAGATCACGGGGTCCAGACCTCACGATCGCAGGTCGAACAGCCGTTCGCAGCACCGCAGCAGCAGTTTGACTTGAACAAGGTGACGGCCAGACTCAAAGACGGATTTGAGTCAAGTGCCGGCCGCGCCGGGCACCGCCAGGAGGCGTTGTTTAAGCACGGCCCTACAACGGTTGCGCTGTATCTCTTTGCCCACCTTGCACGTCTGCCTCCGCACCGAGCCAAGGGTGTCGTGATCATTCAGGTTCTTGATGGTCGCATCGAGATTTCTGCCGAAGGGAATGTCCATGATCTTCACGCGGGCCAATTGCTGATGCTGGCCTCGGGAGTTGAACATACCGTGGTCGCGAAAGAGGATAGCCGAATGCTTTTAATCGTACATCTGGATGTCACTACCGAAAGCCCGTCAACGTGA
- a CDS encoding universal stress protein — protein MQTKVILYATDFSEPSRFAFSLAYSLARDHGARLIVLNVIPAGTYEIIDLAQLGLGESERQFEDEIRHGLRQLQPPDNHVSMEYKLAKGDPAKSIVKVAQDTQCDLIVLGTHGRSGLRRVLMGSVAEHVLRVAPCPVLVLKGRVAPADSSVIAPEESSGPTADPQ, from the coding sequence ATGCAGACAAAGGTTATTCTATACGCAACCGATTTCTCCGAGCCGTCCAGGTTCGCTTTTTCGCTGGCCTATTCTCTCGCCCGCGACCACGGCGCTCGATTGATCGTCTTAAATGTAATACCGGCGGGGACGTACGAGATTATCGATCTCGCCCAGCTTGGGCTGGGAGAGAGTGAGCGACAGTTTGAAGACGAGATTCGCCACGGACTTCGGCAGCTTCAGCCTCCCGACAATCACGTCTCCATGGAGTACAAACTCGCCAAAGGCGACCCGGCCAAATCAATTGTCAAAGTGGCACAGGACACGCAGTGCGACCTGATTGTCCTCGGCACGCATGGACGAAGCGGACTCAGAAGAGTGCTGATGGGTAGTGTCGCGGAACATGTGTTGCGCGTAGCGCCCTGTCCTGTGTTGGTCTTGAAAGGACGAGTGGCGCCGGCAGATAGTTCGGTTATCGCGCCCGAGGAGTCCTCCGGGCCGACAGCTGATCCTCAATGA
- a CDS encoding DUF2945 domain-containing protein, producing the protein MKHSFKVGDHVEWNSEAGRVRGTIKKKINSKIKFKGYTVHASKEEPQYLIESEKTDHMAMHKGSALKKLKKVKKRKS; encoded by the coding sequence ATGAAACACAGCTTCAAAGTCGGCGATCATGTTGAGTGGAACTCGGAAGCGGGTCGGGTACGCGGGACCATCAAGAAGAAAATCAATTCGAAGATAAAATTCAAGGGATACACCGTCCATGCGTCGAAAGAGGAACCGCAATATCTGATCGAGAGCGAAAAGACGGATCACATGGCCATGCACAAAGGATCGGCTCTCAAGAAGCTCAAGAAGGTCAAAAAACGCAAAAGCTGA
- a CDS encoding trypsin-like peptidase domain-containing protein has product MFRNLAVVLVLGGAVASSGGCARSSATGLHSTDRAVHAVSASPPTCPICALYSLHRTVVVRVQSDEGQGTGVVIGSSGDILTSAHVVAGLEEVRVGTLDGNHYTGKVAFRDVENDLAIVRIETPGLVWKTVMLDFDEDVPVGTRIFVIGHPVGLGWTVTQGIVSGLREAGDIAPTELIQTDAPISPGNSGGPLLDEHGHLVGIIRSKLVGPGVENVSFAIPSRVVKVFLDRVPARTNSTSNAFLRSAGVLAART; this is encoded by the coding sequence ATGTTTAGAAATCTCGCTGTTGTGCTCGTTCTTGGTGGCGCGGTTGCGTCAAGCGGGGGTTGCGCAAGATCGTCCGCCACCGGTTTGCACTCCACCGATCGAGCGGTGCACGCCGTCTCGGCTTCACCTCCCACTTGCCCGATTTGCGCGCTTTACAGCCTGCACCGGACGGTAGTAGTTCGCGTTCAATCCGACGAAGGCCAGGGTACCGGGGTGGTGATCGGTTCATCGGGCGATATCCTGACCAGCGCCCATGTGGTTGCCGGCTTGGAAGAAGTCCGCGTCGGTACTCTGGATGGGAATCACTACACCGGCAAGGTCGCCTTCCGGGACGTGGAAAATGACCTTGCGATCGTCCGGATTGAAACGCCTGGTTTGGTATGGAAGACGGTCATGCTCGATTTCGATGAAGATGTGCCTGTGGGCACCAGGATCTTTGTCATCGGCCATCCGGTTGGGCTGGGCTGGACGGTGACGCAAGGCATCGTTTCAGGACTGCGCGAGGCCGGCGACATTGCCCCCACGGAATTGATCCAGACCGATGCGCCGATTTCTCCTGGCAACTCCGGCGGCCCGCTTCTGGACGAACACGGGCACCTGGTAGGAATCATTCGATCCAAGCTGGTAGGGCCGGGAGTCGAGAACGTGTCATTCGCAATCCCTTCGCGCGTGGTCAAGGTATTTCTCGATCGCGTACCTGCCAGAACCAATTCAACATCGAACGCGTTTCTCAGGAGCGCCGGAGTCCTGGCGGCACGGACGTGA